In a single window of the Raphanus sativus cultivar WK10039 chromosome 9, ASM80110v3, whole genome shotgun sequence genome:
- the LOC108833511 gene encoding alpha N-terminal protein methyltransferase 1: MSFSLHSPFVPTTGYSHLGNHPNHIPPPSTTKSAFPPSLGRQRRRELRSVLIRSLDPIMEVCGVDSEGKEFNSAQEMWREAIGEEGDETKKTQWYRDGVSYWEGVEASVDGVLGGYGHVNDADITGSEVFLKTLMQERLVNGGANQHLVALDCGSGIGRITKNLLIRYFNEVDLLEPVAQFLDAARENLASIGSETHKATNFFCVPLQEFTPAAQRYDVIWVQWCIGHLTDDDFVSFFNRAKGCLKPGGFFVVKENLAKKGFVLDKEDRSITRSNPYFKELFRRCGLHVYQTKDQKGLPQELFAVKMYALTVDTPPKVHGTRSKTRSNRPQIIK, encoded by the exons atgtctTTCTCTCTTCACAGCCCATTTGTTCCCACCACTGGATACTCCCACTTAGGCAACCACCCAAACCACATCCCGCCGCCGTCGACGACGAAGTCTGCGTTTCCACCGTCACTGGGGCGTCAACGGAGAAGAGAGCTAAGAAGCGTCTTAATTCGGTCGTTGGATCCAATAATGGAAGTTTGCGGCGTAGATTCCGAGGGTAAAGAGTTTAACAGCGCTCAAGAGATGTGGAGAGAAGCTATTGGGGAAGAAGGAGATGAAACCAAGAAAACCCAATGGTACAGAGACGGTGTTTCTTACTGGGAA gGTGTTGAAGCTTCTGTTGATGGAGTATTAGGAGGATATGGGCATGTGAATGATGCTGATATTACAGGAAGTGAGGTTTTTCTGAAGACTCTTATGCAAGAAAGATTAGTCAATGGAGGAGCAAATcagcatctggtggctcttg ATTGTGGTTCTGGTATTGGAAGGATCACTAAGAATCTTCTGATACGGTATTTCAATGAG GTTGATCTTCTTGAGCCTGTAGCGCAGTTTCTTGATGCCGCACGTGAGAATTTGGCATCTATTGGCTCAGAAACCCACAAAGCAACTAACTTTTTCTGTGTACCTCTTCAG GAGTTTACTCCAGCTGCTCAAAGGTACGATGTCATATGGGTTCAATGGTGCATTGGTCATCTCACTGATGatgattttgtttctttcttcaacCGGGCAAAG GGATGCCTTAAACCCGGTGGGTTTTTTGTTGTGAAAGAGAATCTCGCTAAGAAAG GATTTGTTTTGGACAAAGAGGATCGTAGCATCACCAGATCCAATCCGTACTTTAAAGAGCTCTTTCGTCGATGTGGGTTACATGTCTATCAAACAAAG GATCAGAAGGGTCTTCCTCAGGAGTTATTTGCTGTGAAAATGTATGCTTTAACGGTTGATACACCACCAAAAGTCCACGGAACCAGATCCAAAACTCGCAGTAACCGACCACAAATCATCAAATGA
- the LOC108824351 gene encoding berberine bridge enzyme-like 27, whose protein sequence is MEFLSFWLSLFILLNLTLAHLTNHEDFLSCLSRRINDFTVEPRVIHTSEDSSFYSILNSSIQNPRLSVLETPKPVSIITPVQATDVQSTIKCARLHDIHVRTRSGGHDYEGFSYIARTRPFVVIDMRNLRSIKLDADNRTGWVQTGATIGELYYEIGKLSKSLAFPAGLFPTVGVGGQFGGGGYGTLMRKYGLSADNVIDAHIVDSSGRFLDRQGMGEDFFWAIRGGGGSSFCVVLSWKIRLVDVPTVVTVFDVTKTSQKEAVRTINNWQYVADKVPDDLFIRAMLQRSNETAVYASFPGLYLGPVSDLLGLMEEKFPELGLEIGDCREMSWIESVLWFIKGESVNILTERKRTSRSFKGKDDFIQKPIPKTAIRELWKRVYAPEARLAKIILTPFGGRMSEIAENEIPFPHRGGNIYEIQYLAYWKEEEDKNKSDTEKYMRWVESLYEFMTPYVSKSPRGAYVNFRDVDLGLYNQGMNMKTKYEEGNIWGVKYFKNNFDRLVRVKTSVDPMDFFCDEQSIPVLKSVDVI, encoded by the coding sequence atggagttcTTGAGCTTTTGGCTTTCTCTCTTTATTCTGTTGAATCTTACTCTCGCTCATCTAACCAATCACGAAGACTTCCTCAGCTGTCTCTCTCGCCGGATAAACGACTTCACCGTCGAACCTAGAGTCATACACACATCTGAAGACTCTTCCTTCTACTCAATCTTGAATTCTTCCATACAAAATCCAAGACTCTCGGTTCTCGAAACACCTAAACCGGTCTCAATCATCACTCCGGTTCAAGCCACCGACGTTCAATCAACGATTAAATGTGCACGGCTTCACGATATCCACGTCAGGACTCGGAGTGGTGGTCATGACTACGAGGGATTCTCGTACATCGCCAGAACCAGACCGTTCGTTGTCATCGATATGAGAAATCTCCGGTCTATTAAACTAGATGCTGATAACCGGACCGGTTGGGTTCAAACCGGAGCTACAATTGGTGAATTGTACTACGAGATCGGGAAATTAAGCAAATCACTGGCCTTTCCGGCAGGTCTTTTCCCAACCGTCGGCGTAGGAGGGCAATTCGGAGGTGGAGGGTACGGCACACTGATGAGAAAATACGGTTTATCGGCTGATAACGTGATTGACGCGCATATCGTCGATTCGAGTGGGAGGTTTCTTGACAGACAAGGCATGGGTGAGGATTTCTTCTGGGCTATCCGTGGAGGTGGCGGGTCGAGTTTCTGCGTTGTCTTATCTTGGAAGATTAGATTGGTCGACGTTCCGACAGTAGTAACGGTCTTCGACGTCACGAAAACGTCCCAGAAGGAGGCTGTCCGAACAATCAACAACTGGCAGTATGTTGCGGATAAGGTTCCTGATGATCTTTTCATTAGAGCCATGCTGCAGAGATCTAACGAAACAGCGGTTTACGCTTCGTTCCCGGGGCTTTATCTTGGTCCGGTGAGCGATCTTTTGGGGTTGATGGAAGAGAAGTTTCCGGAGCTAGGTCTTGAGATAGGAGACTGTAGAGAGATGAGTTGGATTGAGTCAGTTTTATGGTTTATCAAAGGAGAATCAGTGAATATTCTCACGGAACGTAAGCGTACGTCTAGGTCTTTCAAGGGTAAAGATGATTTTATCCAAAAACCGATACCTAAAACCGCTATTCGAGAGCTTTGGAAGCGAGTCTACGCGCCAGAGGCTAGGCTAGCGAAGATCATACTCACTCCATTTGGTGGGAGAATGAGTGAGATTGCGGAAAATGAAATACCATTCCCACATAGAGGAGGGAATATCTATGAGATTCAGTACTTGGCTTattggaaagaagaagaagacaagaacAAGAGTGATACAGAGAAATATATGAGATGGGTTGAGAGTTTATATGAGTTTATGACTCCTTATGTTTCAAAATCACCAAGAGGAGCTTATGTTAATTTTAGAGATGTTGATTTGGGGTTGTATAATCAAGGTATGAATATGAAGACCAAGTATGAAGAAGGGAATATTTGGGGAGTGAAGTATTTCAAGAACAATTTCGATAGATTGGTGCGAGTGAAAACGAGTGTTGATCCAATGGATTTCTTTTGTGATGAACAGAGCATTCCAGTTCTGAAATCTGTTGatgttatttaa
- the LOC108828294 gene encoding berberine bridge enzyme-like 26, which translates to MGISKPSPAFSFLLIFALYFSFYTITPTSSSASLQDQFINCLHQNTHVYFPLESTFFAPTKNVSMFSEVLQSTAQNLRYLTKSMPKPGFIFKPLHESHVQASIICSKKLGTHVRVRSGGHDYEGLSYVSEIEKPFIVMDLSKLRKVNINIKDNSAWVQAGATVGELYYRIAEKSRVHGFPAGLCSSLGIGGHITGGAYGSMMRKYGLGADNVLDAKIVDANGKILDRKAMGEDTFWAIRGGAGGSFGIILEWKIKLVPVPKTVTVFTVTKTLQQDPGNKILSKWQTVADKLVDELFIRVIFNVAASNGSKTATTSYNAVFLGGKDMLMKVMNKSFPELGLTPKDCTEMSWLESIVYISGFASRTPTKVLLQGKSPFPKNNFKAKSDFVKKPIPESGLKGMFKKLLKEDNPMMIWNPYGGMMAKIPESQIPFPHRKGVIFKIQYVTNWPDSDRRMSKHINWIRDLYSFMTPYVSANPRQAYVNYRDLDLGQNRKNYESSINQAQVWGASYFKGNFERLVKIKTKVDPNNFFRHEQSIPPMPVRN; encoded by the exons ATGGGAATTTCAAAACCATCCCCtgcattttcttttcttttgattttcgCCTTATATTTCTCATTCTACACCATAACACCAACAAGTTCTTCAGCTTCCCTCCAAGATCAATTCATCAACTGTCTCCATCAAAACACACATGTCTATTTCCCACTCGAAAGCACGTTTTTTGCTCCTACAAAAAACGTTTCCATGTTCAGCGAAGTCCTTCAGTCCACAGCTCAGAATCTCCGGTACTTGACAAAGTCCATGCCCAAACCGGGATTCATATTCAAACCGCTCCACGAGTCTCACGTCCAGGCTTCCATCATCTGTTCCAAGAAACTCGGAACTCATGTACGCGTCAGAAGCGGCGGTCACGACTACGAAGGCTTGTCTTATGTCTCCGAGATCGAAAAACCTTTTATAGTGATGGACCTGTCCAAGCTGAGAAAAGTCAACATTAATATTAAAGACAACAGTGCTTGGGTTCAAGCTGGTGCTACAGTTGGTGAACTTTACTACAG GATTGCAGAGAAGAGCAGAGTGCATGGTTTTCCGGCAGGTTTGTGCTCCAGCTTAGGGATAGGTGGGCACATAACAGGCGGTGCATACGGTTCCATGATGAGAAAATACGGTCTCGGTGCAGATAACGTTCTAGACGCAAAGATCGTGGATGCCAACGGCAAAATACTCGACCGAAAAGCGATGGGCGAGGATACGTTTTGGGCTATTCGAGGAGGCGCCGGAGGTAGTTTCGGGATAATTCTAGAATGGAAGATCAAGCTCGTTCCCGTTCCCAAGACCGTGACCGTCTTCACCGTCACCAAAACGTTACAACAAGACCCCGGCAACAAGATTCTTTCGAAATGGCAAACGGTCGCGGACAAGCTCGTCGATGAGCTGTTCATCCGAGTGATATTCAACGTAGCTGCAAGTAACGGAAGCAAGACTGCTACGACGTCGTATAACGCCGTGTTTCTTGGCGGGAAAGACATGCTGATGAAAGTTATGAACAAGAGCTTCCCTGAGCTAGGTCTAACGCCGAAAGATTGTACGGAGATGAGCTGGCTTGAGTCCATTGTTTACATCTCTGGATTCGCGAGCCGCACTCCTACTAAGGTTCTGCTTCAAGGGAAGTCTCCTTTCCCGAAGAACAACTTCAAAGCCAAATCAGATTTCGTGAAGAAGCCTATTCCAGAGTCAGGGCTCAAAGGGATGTTCAAGAAGTTGCTTAAAGAAGATAATCCGATGATGATATGGAATCCTTACGGAGGAATGATGGCGAAGATCCCTGAATCGCAGATCCCTTTTCCGCATAGAAAGGGAGTCATCTTCAAGATTCAGTACGTAACGAACTGGCCAGACAGCGACAGGAGAATGAGCAAGCACATCAACTGGATCAGAGATCTCTACAGTTTCATGACTCCTTATGTCTCTGCGAATCCACGACAAGCGTACGTGAACTACCGTGATCTAGACCTGGGACAGAACAGAAAGAACTATGAGTCGAGCATCAACCAAGCTCAAGTCTGGGGAGCTAGTTACTTCAAAGGAAATTTCGAGAGGTTGGTGAAGATTAAAACAAAGGTTGATCCAAATAATTTCTTCAGACATGAACAGAGTATCCCACCTATGCCGGTTCGAAACTGA
- the LOC108828295 gene encoding berberine bridge enzyme-like 25, whose translation MRASKLAPPVSYISYLALYFSFYKVASTPSNSLQDDFINCLHQNTNVSFPLDKTFFTPERNASMFIEVLNSTAQNQRYLTASMPKPNFIFKPVHESHVQASVVCSKKLEIHHRVRSGGHDFEGVSYVSHIETPFIIIDMAKLRQINVNIEDNSVWVQAGATIGELYYRISEKSKIHGCPAGIYPSLGIGGHITGGAYGSLLRKYGLAADNVLDAKIVDAHGKLLDRTAMGEDLFWAIRGGAGGSFGIILAWKIKLVPVPQTLTVFTVTKTLDQDPGFKILSKWQQVADKLVEDLLIRVYFTIAGNNENKTVAMSYIGQFLGEKGNLMEVMHKDFPELGITQEDCLEMSWIESVMYFSGFSTSNPPPPEVLLQAKSPFGEVYFEAKSDFAKEPIPILGLKGMIKKILEEEAALVVWTPYGGMMDKIPESEIPFPHRSGTMFMILYYRSWSDTEKRPDMRIKWIRELYSYMTPYVSCNPRQSYANYRDLDLGGQNNLKTSFKQAQVWGEKYFKDNFNRLVKIKTKVDPENLFRHEQSIPLLY comes from the exons ATGAGAGCTTCAAAATTAGCCCCTCCAGTTTCTTATATATCGTATCTAGCcctatatttttctttctacAAAGTAGCATCAACTCCTTCAAACTCCTTACAAGATGACTTCATCAATTGTCTCCACCAAAACACAAATGTCAGTTTTCCACTCGACAAAACATTCTTCACTCCTGAAAGAAACGCCTCGATGTTCATTGAAGTCCTTAACTCGACGGCTCAAAATCAACGATACTTGACCGCATCAATGCCTAAGCCAAATTTCATATTCAAACCCGTTCATGAGTCTCACGTCCAAGCTTCCGTCGTATGTTCCAAGAAACTGGAAATTCATCACCGTGTTAGAAGCGGCGGTCACGATTTTGAAGGCGTGTCTTATGTTTCACATATAGAAACACCGTTTATAATTATTGATATGGCGAAACTGAGACAGATCAATGTTAATATTGAAGACAATAGTGTTTGGGTTCAAGCTGGTGCTACAATTGGTGAGCTTTACTATAG AATTTCAGAGAAGAGCAAGATTCATGGATGCCCAGCTGGTATATACCCGAGCTTAGGCATTGGTGGGCATATAACAGGCGGTGCATACGGTTCCTTGTTGAGAAAGTATGGTCTTGCTGCAGACAACGTTCTAGACGCAAAGATCGTTGATGCTCACGGCAAGTTACTCGATAGAACCGCGATGGGAGAGGATTTGTTTTGGGCGATTAGAGGGGGAGCAGGAGGGAGTTTTGGGATAATTCTAGCATGGAAGATCAAGCTTGTTCCTGTTCCTCAAACCCTAACCGTCTTCACGGTAACCAAAACACTAGACCAAGACCCAGGATTCAAGATTCTTTCAAAGTGGCAACAAGTTGCGGACAAGCTTGTCGAAGATCTCCTCATACGGGTGTACTTCACCATAGCTGGAAACAATGAAAACAAGACAGTGGCAATGTCATACATAGGTCAGTTTCTTGGCGAGAAAGGCAACTTGATGGAGGTAATGCACAAGGATTTTCCGGAACTAGGGATAACTCAGGAGGACTGCCTGGAAATGAGCTGGATCGAATCCGTAATGTACTTCTCTGGATTCTCAACAAGcaatcctcctcctcctgaaGTTTTGCTTCAGGCAAAGTCACCTTTTGGAGAAGTTTACTTCGAAGCGAAATCCGATTTTGCTAAAGAACCTATTCCTATTTTAGGTCTTAAAGGGATGATCAAGAAGattcttgaagaagaagctgcgCTAGTGGTATGGACTCCATACGGTGGAATGATGGATAAAATCCCTGAATCTGAGATCCCATTTCCGCATAGAAGTGGAACCATGTTCATGATTCTGTATTACAGGAGCTGGTCAGACACCGAGAAGAGACCAGACATGCGTATCAAATGGATCAGAGAGTTGTATAGTTACATGACACCTTATGTCTCATGTAACCCAAGACAATCATATGCGAACTACAGAGATCTAGACCTGGGAGGACAGAACAACCTAAAGACAAGCTTCAAACAAGCTCAGGTCTGGGGAGAAAAGTACTTCAAAGACAATTTCAATAGATTGGTGAAGATTAAAACAAAGGTTGATCCAGAGAACTTGTTCAGACACGAACAAAGCATCCCACTTCTTTACTGA